AGCGCGCGCGCGAGCTGGCGCTGCAGGGCGCGAACGGTGCCCCGTCGCAGAACGCGGAGACCCGGCGGATCCTGGCCGAGGAGGTGGCCGGCCTGCACGCGGACCTGCTGTCGCAGGCGAACGCGTCGAACGCCGGCGAGCACGTGTTCGCGGGGCACGCGAACGACGTGGCGCCGTTCGTCGCGAGCGGCGGCTTCGCGAACGGGAGCCCCGCGCCGACGGTGGCGTTCGTCGGCGACTCGAACGAGATCGAGATCGAGATCGACTCCGGAACGCGCGTCGCGACGTCGCTCGACGGGCGGCGGGTGTTCCAGGGGGACGCGAACGGCGACGGGCTCGTCGACGGCGGGCGCGTCGACCTGTTCGACACGCTCGCGGGGCTGTGGACGGCGCTCGACACCAACGACGGCGCCGCGACGGCGGCCGAGCTCGACCGGATCGACACGGCGATGGCGCAGATCCACGCGGAGCGCACGCGGCTCGCCGGAAGCTCGCAGCGCATCGAAGGCGCGCGCGACGGCGTTCGCGACCGCGCGGTCGCGCTCCAGAGCCAGCTCTCGCAGCTGCAGGACGCCGACACGGTCGAGGTCTTCTCGGAGCTCGTGTCCCGCGAGACGGCGCTGCAGGCGTCGCTGCAGGCCGCGGCGCGCGTGATCCAGCCCTCGCTGCTGGACTTCCTCGGGTAGCCGCCGTGCTCGTCCTGACGCGCAGGCCCGGAGAGACCCTCGTGATCGGCGCGGACGTCCGCATCAAGGTGATGTCGACCTCGGGCGGAGCCGTGAAGCTCGCGATCGATGCTCCGCGGCACGTGCCCGTGCACCGCGAGGAGATCTTCGAGCGCATCGCGGCGGCGAACCTCGAAGCGGCGGGATACGCGCCCGCGCACGACGCGGGCGAAGTGCGGACGTCGGGTGGTACCGAGGCGAACCCCGGG
This region of Myxococcota bacterium genomic DNA includes:
- a CDS encoding flagellin; translation: MGSRITDGMVQRTALADVMRARLRLARVQEQAASGLRINRPSDDAVGYRMAGTVRSALRGGEQLLRNHGRAETRIARADAALSETLGVLQRARELALQGANGAPSQNAETRRILAEEVAGLHADLLSQANASNAGEHVFAGHANDVAPFVASGGFANGSPAPTVAFVGDSNEIEIEIDSGTRVATSLDGRRVFQGDANGDGLVDGGRVDLFDTLAGLWTALDTNDGAATAAELDRIDTAMAQIHAERTRLAGSSQRIEGARDGVRDRAVALQSQLSQLQDADTVEVFSELVSRETALQASLQAAARVIQPSLLDFLG
- the csrA gene encoding carbon storage regulator CsrA gives rise to the protein MLVLTRRPGETLVIGADVRIKVMSTSGGAVKLAIDAPRHVPVHREEIFERIAAANLEAAGYAPAHDAGEVRTSGGTEANPGEEWT